A region from the uncultured Bacteroides sp. genome encodes:
- the pyrH gene encoding UMP kinase produces the protein MTKYKRVLLKLSGESLMGEKQYGIDEKRLTEYAAQIKEIQALGVQIGIVIGGGNIFRGLSGANKGFDRVKGDQMGMLATVINSLALSSALKSAGIKSRVLTAIRMEPIGEFYNKWKAIECMENNEVVILSAGTGNPFFTTDTGSSLRGIEIEADVMLKGTRVDGIYTADPEKDKTATKFTEITYDEIYRLGLKVMDLTATTMCKENNLPIVVFDMDTPGNLKKVIQGEAIGTLVHN, from the coding sequence ATGACAAAATATAAACGGGTTTTATTAAAATTAAGCGGAGAAAGCTTAATGGGTGAAAAGCAGTATGGCATTGATGAGAAACGCCTTACCGAATATGCCGCGCAAATTAAAGAGATACAGGCATTGGGAGTACAGATAGGAATCGTTATCGGCGGAGGAAATATATTCCGTGGCCTGAGCGGGGCAAATAAAGGTTTCGATCGGGTAAAAGGCGACCAAATGGGCATGTTGGCTACCGTAATTAACAGCCTGGCACTAAGCTCGGCCTTAAAATCGGCAGGTATAAAATCGCGTGTGCTCACCGCTATACGGATGGAACCAATAGGAGAATTCTACAACAAGTGGAAAGCCATCGAATGTATGGAGAATAATGAAGTTGTGATTCTCTCTGCCGGAACGGGGAATCCTTTCTTTACTACAGACACCGGTTCTTCTTTGCGCGGCATAGAAATAGAGGCCGATGTGATGCTGAAAGGAACACGCGTAGATGGCATTTATACCGCCGACCCGGAAAAAGACAAAACGGCCACGAAGTTTACTGAGATTACCTATGATGAAATATACCGTCTCGGGTTGAAAGTAATGGATCTTACAGCAACCACCATGTGTAAAGAAAATAACCTACCCATTGTTGTATTTGATATGGATACCCCGGGCAATCTGAAGAAAGTAATTCAGGGCGAAGCCATAGGCACATTGGTACATAATTAG
- a CDS encoding biotin--[acetyl-CoA-carboxylase] ligase produces MMPSPDIFQIKLITVDETDSTNRYLTSLCAEQQVPELTTVLANYQTAGRGQRGNSWEAERGKNLLFSFVLRPSFLEAKKQFLLSQIVSLAIKEALDTYDEGFSIKWPNDIYWREKKICGILIENDLTGNHMNQTIAGIGLNVNQKQFHSSAPNPVSLQQITGEEHDLQFILSSILKRVSVYETKLRNGDIDMITDHYHSSLFRKEGMHLYADKAGQFSAQIIGVAPEGHLILQDQKGTERKYAFKEVQYLL; encoded by the coding sequence ATGATGCCCTCCCCTGATATTTTTCAAATAAAACTAATAACTGTCGATGAAACAGATTCGACCAACCGCTACCTGACTTCGCTATGCGCCGAGCAACAAGTGCCTGAACTGACTACGGTTCTGGCCAATTATCAAACAGCCGGACGAGGCCAACGGGGAAACTCGTGGGAAGCAGAGCGAGGCAAGAATCTATTGTTCAGTTTCGTGCTTCGTCCTTCTTTTTTAGAAGCAAAAAAACAATTCCTACTATCACAAATAGTATCTCTTGCCATCAAAGAAGCGCTGGATACTTACGACGAAGGCTTCTCCATCAAATGGCCCAACGATATTTATTGGCGTGAAAAGAAGATATGTGGCATACTCATAGAGAATGATCTCACGGGCAACCACATGAATCAAACCATCGCCGGAATCGGGCTTAACGTTAATCAAAAACAGTTTCATAGTTCGGCCCCCAACCCGGTTTCTCTGCAACAGATAACAGGAGAAGAACACGACTTACAGTTCATACTGTCATCTATATTGAAACGTGTTTCTGTTTATGAAACGAAACTCCGGAACGGAGATATCGATATGATAACGGACCATTACCATTCCTCCTTATTCAGAAAAGAAGGAATGCACCTATATGCAGATAAAGCAGGACAATTCAGTGCACAAATCATAGGGGTTGCGCCCGAAGGACATCTTATCTTACAAGACCAAAAAGGGACAGAAAGGAAATACGCCTTCAAGGAAGTACAATATTTACTTTAA
- a CDS encoding MmcQ/YjbR family DNA-binding protein, which yields MNVETVREYCLQKKAATEGFPFDEYSLVMKVMGKMFALIDLEENNKIALKCNPEYAIELRERHEAIEGASHFNKKYWNQITFNSDVNDELLKRLIDHSYEEVLLKFTKKMRAEYDALP from the coding sequence ATGAATGTAGAAACAGTCAGAGAGTATTGCCTCCAAAAGAAGGCTGCCACAGAGGGCTTCCCTTTTGACGAATATTCACTCGTGATGAAAGTTATGGGGAAAATGTTTGCACTGATCGACCTGGAGGAAAACAATAAGATTGCCCTAAAATGCAATCCTGAATACGCAATAGAATTACGTGAAAGACACGAAGCGATTGAAGGCGCCAGCCATTTCAACAAGAAATATTGGAATCAGATTACTTTCAACAGCGATGTAAATGATGAACTGCTCAAACGCCTGATAGATCACTCTTACGAAGAAGTTTTATTGAAGTTCACCAAAAAAATGCGTGCCGAATATGATGCCCTCCCCTGA
- a CDS encoding tetratricopeptide repeat protein: MKTLTVFWVIFLFPFAVFAQSGGNDVLSQLSQAMANQSWDQAIVLFNKVINSDVAKAEMYYWTEVDKNSAVCPRMAYALADYYENARNYDKSYLFYKELTQMKSDDVNSWVSCANMQVMRGKEKDALTMYLQALKLDPNNLTANIFVGNYYYFSAEQERQKIETSYTKLSAPTRMQYARYKNSLGEVMSGDYSKAKSYLQNVLQHFPSTEAQKTLDKIQLIEKEVNR; this comes from the coding sequence ATGAAAACCTTAACTGTATTTTGGGTTATTTTTCTTTTTCCGTTTGCTGTTTTTGCGCAATCGGGAGGTAATGATGTGTTGTCTCAACTTTCACAAGCAATGGCAAATCAGAGTTGGGACCAGGCTATTGTTCTTTTCAATAAGGTTATAAATTCGGATGTTGCGAAAGCAGAGATGTATTACTGGACTGAGGTAGATAAGAATAGTGCGGTTTGTCCACGGATGGCGTATGCTTTGGCAGACTATTATGAAAATGCCCGTAATTATGACAAGTCTTATCTGTTTTATAAAGAATTGACTCAAATGAAATCCGACGATGTTAATAGTTGGGTGTCTTGTGCCAATATGCAAGTGATGCGTGGCAAAGAGAAAGATGCGTTGACAATGTATCTGCAGGCCTTGAAATTAGATCCCAATAACCTTACGGCCAATATATTTGTGGGCAATTATTATTATTTTTCAGCCGAGCAGGAAAGGCAGAAAATAGAGACAAGCTACACTAAACTGTCTGCTCCCACACGTATGCAATATGCCCGTTATAAGAATTCGCTTGGTGAGGTAATGTCCGGAGATTATAGCAAAGCAAAGTCATACTTACAAAACGTTCTTCAACATTTCCCGTCGACGGAAGCGCAAAAAACGCTTGATAAGATTCAGCTGATTGAGAAAGAAGTGAATCGTTGA
- the frr gene encoding ribosome recycling factor has product MIDVSNCISESQEKMDMAVMYLEESLSHIRAGKANPKLIDGIRVDSYGNMVPINNVAAVSTPDARSIAIKPWDRNMFRVIEKAIIDSDLGIMPENNGEIIRIGIPPLTEERRVQLAKQCKGEAETAKISIRNARRESIDLLKKGLKDGLPEDLEKDAEAKLQKIHDKYIKKVDDMLADKDKEIMTV; this is encoded by the coding sequence ATGATAGACGTAAGCAACTGTATCAGCGAATCACAAGAGAAAATGGATATGGCTGTGATGTATCTGGAAGAGTCTCTTTCACACATCCGTGCCGGAAAAGCAAACCCTAAACTAATAGACGGTATACGGGTAGATTCTTACGGGAATATGGTTCCCATTAATAATGTAGCTGCAGTATCTACGCCGGATGCACGTTCTATAGCCATTAAGCCGTGGGACAGGAATATGTTCCGCGTTATAGAAAAAGCCATCATAGACTCTGATCTGGGCATTATGCCCGAAAACAATGGCGAGATTATTCGTATCGGCATACCTCCTCTCACCGAAGAAAGGCGCGTTCAGCTCGCCAAACAGTGTAAAGGAGAAGCTGAAACAGCCAAAATAAGTATTCGCAATGCCCGCAGAGAAAGCATTGATTTGCTAAAGAAGGGATTGAAAGACGGGTTGCCCGAAGATTTAGAGAAAGATGCGGAAGCTAAGCTGCAAAAGATTCACGATAAGTACATCAAAAAAGTAGATGATATGTTGGCTGATAAAGACAAAGAGATAATGACAGTATAA
- the rsgA gene encoding ribosome small subunit-dependent GTPase A encodes MRGLIIKNTGSWYQVKTDEGQLVECKIKGNFRLKEIKSTNPIAVGDYVKIIPNQEGTALISEIEERKNYIIRRASNLSKQSHILASNLDQCMLVVTVNYPETSTIFIDRFLASAEAYRIPAKIIFNKIDAYNEDELRYLDGLINLYTQIGYPCLTVSALNGEGIEPIKKELEKRVTLFAGHSGVGKSTLINTILPECTIKTGKISTYHNKGMHTTTFSEMFPVPGDGYIIDTPGIKGFGTFDMEDEEIGHYFPEIFKASSNCRYGNCSHRHEPDCAVLKAVEEHFISESRYASYLSMLEDKEEGKYRSAY; translated from the coding sequence GTGCGGGGGCTAATTATAAAAAACACCGGCAGTTGGTATCAGGTAAAAACCGATGAGGGGCAGTTGGTGGAATGTAAGATAAAGGGGAACTTTAGGCTTAAAGAGATAAAAAGTACCAACCCTATAGCGGTAGGAGACTATGTGAAAATCATTCCCAATCAAGAAGGTACCGCTTTGATTAGCGAAATAGAAGAGCGGAAAAATTATATCATCCGCCGGGCATCCAATTTATCTAAACAATCGCACATACTTGCCTCTAACCTAGACCAGTGCATGCTTGTGGTAACAGTAAATTACCCCGAAACATCCACCATTTTCATTGATCGTTTTCTTGCTTCGGCGGAAGCCTATCGGATACCGGCTAAGATTATATTCAACAAGATAGATGCGTATAACGAGGATGAGCTCAGGTATTTAGACGGGCTCATTAACTTGTATACCCAAATAGGTTATCCTTGTTTAACCGTGTCGGCATTAAACGGAGAAGGCATTGAGCCGATAAAAAAAGAGTTAGAAAAGAGAGTCACCTTATTTGCCGGTCACTCGGGAGTCGGGAAATCTACACTCATCAACACGATTCTTCCCGAATGCACCATAAAGACCGGAAAAATATCTACTTACCACAACAAAGGTATGCACACTACTACCTTTTCCGAAATGTTTCCTGTGCCCGGAGACGGATACATCATAGATACTCCGGGAATTAAGGGTTTCGGCACTTTCGATATGGAAGATGAAGAGATCGGGCATTATTTTCCCGAGATATTTAAAGCCTCGTCGAATTGCCGATACGGCAACTGCAGTCACCGCCATGAGCCCGACTGTGCTGTACTTAAAGCGGTAGAAGAACATTTCATCAGCGAATCCAGATATGCCTCTTACCTCAGTATGCTCGAAGATAAAGAGGAAGGAAAATATCGTTCCGCTTATTAA
- a CDS encoding YraN family protein yields the protein MAEHNTLGKAGEDAAVTYLEQHNYTIRHRNWRRGHLELDIVAAKNNQLIVVEVKTRRNTTFAEPEDAVDWKKVKRTVLATDTYIKLFQIDAPVRFDIITVVGEINKFKIEHIKEAFHPPMW from the coding sequence ATGGCAGAACATAATACACTTGGAAAAGCCGGTGAAGATGCAGCTGTTACTTACCTTGAGCAACATAATTATACCATTCGCCACAGAAACTGGCGAAGAGGTCACTTGGAACTGGACATCGTAGCGGCTAAAAACAACCAACTCATTGTTGTAGAAGTTAAAACCAGAAGGAATACCACCTTTGCCGAACCGGAAGATGCCGTAGATTGGAAAAAAGTAAAACGCACTGTGCTGGCAACCGACACATACATCAAATTATTTCAGATTGACGCACCGGTGCGTTTCGACATCATAACTGTTGTAGGAGAGATAAACAAGTTTAAAATAGAACACATCAAAGAGGCATTCCACCCTCCGATGTGGTAA
- a CDS encoding nucleoside deaminase produces MEMDDVYYMKQALIEAGKAGERGEIPIGAIIVSKGRIIARAHNLTETLTDVTAHAEMQAITAAANVLGGKYLNDCTLYVTIEPCVMCAGAIAWAQTGRLVFGAEDEKRGYQKYAPHALHPKTEVVKGILADECAAGIKAFFQSKR; encoded by the coding sequence ATGGAGATGGATGATGTTTATTATATGAAACAGGCGCTCATCGAGGCCGGAAAAGCCGGCGAGCGGGGCGAAATACCGATTGGAGCTATAATCGTGAGTAAAGGTAGAATTATAGCAAGGGCACATAATTTAACGGAAACATTGACCGATGTAACTGCGCATGCCGAAATGCAGGCCATTACGGCTGCTGCCAATGTTTTAGGTGGGAAATACCTCAATGATTGTACGCTTTATGTCACTATTGAACCTTGTGTGATGTGTGCTGGTGCCATCGCCTGGGCTCAAACCGGTAGGTTGGTATTTGGTGCGGAAGATGAGAAGCGGGGATATCAGAAATATGCGCCGCATGCATTGCATCCCAAGACAGAAGTCGTAAAAGGTATATTGGCTGACGAGTGTGCCGCCGGAATAAAAGCTTTTTTTCAATCTAAAAGATAG
- the pelA gene encoding pectate lyase, translating into MKKITLIIALFTLCITGIYAQGETNYKAKQPYKNWVKLVPKLKDDFYHSKEAVRIADNVLLYQQTTGGWPKNIFMPAELTEAEKQAVIASQNDVNESTIDNSATSTEIEYLARTYQTTKNAHYKEAVLKGIGYLLKAQYANGGWPQFYPRPKGYYIEITYNDNAMFNVMELLREVYEGKAPYTFIPNETKEKAHTAFNKGIDCILKTQVRHNGKLTVWCAQHDHITLKPAKARAYELPSLSGQESDNLTLLLMSLPNPSKEIKEAIEGAVAWFKESEIKNTTKEYFTNKEGRKDYRMTSCTNCPPIWARFYDLDTNRPFFCDRDGIKVSSISDIGYERRNGYGWYNSDGIKLFQEYAKWKKEH; encoded by the coding sequence ATGAAAAAGATTACACTTATCATTGCCCTGTTCACTCTCTGCATAACCGGCATCTATGCACAAGGTGAGACCAATTACAAAGCCAAACAACCGTATAAGAACTGGGTGAAGCTGGTTCCGAAGTTAAAGGATGATTTCTATCATTCCAAAGAAGCGGTACGCATTGCCGATAATGTTTTGCTGTACCAACAAACTACAGGCGGCTGGCCCAAGAACATCTTTATGCCGGCAGAATTGACCGAAGCCGAGAAACAGGCCGTCATTGCTTCTCAGAATGATGTTAACGAAAGTACGATTGATAATAGCGCTACCAGCACGGAAATTGAATACCTGGCACGCACTTATCAAACAACAAAGAATGCGCATTACAAAGAGGCTGTTCTGAAGGGAATCGGCTACCTGCTTAAAGCACAGTATGCCAATGGCGGCTGGCCGCAGTTTTATCCCCGTCCCAAAGGATACTACATTGAAATAACCTACAATGACAATGCCATGTTTAACGTAATGGAATTGCTTCGCGAGGTGTATGAAGGCAAAGCTCCTTATACGTTTATCCCCAATGAGACGAAGGAAAAGGCGCACACGGCATTTAACAAAGGCATTGATTGCATACTTAAAACGCAGGTGAGGCACAACGGAAAGCTGACTGTGTGGTGTGCGCAGCACGACCATATAACATTAAAGCCGGCTAAAGCGCGGGCATACGAACTTCCTTCTCTGAGCGGACAAGAGTCGGATAATCTCACCTTGCTGTTAATGTCATTGCCTAATCCTTCAAAAGAGATAAAAGAAGCGATTGAAGGTGCTGTGGCATGGTTCAAAGAATCAGAAATAAAGAACACGACCAAAGAATATTTCACCAATAAAGAGGGTCGCAAGGATTATCGCATGACCAGTTGCACCAACTGCCCGCCGATATGGGCACGTTTCTATGATCTGGACACAAACCGCCCGTTCTTTTGCGACAGAGACGGAATAAAGGTTAGCTCCATCTCTGACATTGGTTATGAAAGAAGAAACGGCTACGGCTGGTACAACAGCGATGGCATAAAGCTATTTCAGGAATATGCCAAGTGGAAAAAAGAACATTGA
- the pssA gene encoding CDP-diacylglycerol--serine O-phosphatidyltransferase, which translates to MANAITRHIPNTVTCLNLFSGCIACVMAFESKYELSVVFIIFSAVFDFFDGMLARLLKAHSPIGKELDSLADDVSFGVVPAVLVFSVLKEMPYPAFLSAAKDYIPYIGFLISVFSALRLAKFNVDERQTSSFIGLPVPANALFWGSLIVGAHGYLVSSAINLIYLIILVCLFSWLLVAEIPMFSLKFKNLSWKDNKISFLFLLVCIPLLVFLGISGFSAIIVWYIILSLLTRKNK; encoded by the coding sequence ATGGCTAATGCTATTACACGACACATACCAAACACCGTTACCTGCCTTAATTTGTTTTCCGGCTGCATAGCTTGCGTTATGGCTTTTGAATCTAAATACGAATTATCCGTTGTTTTTATTATATTCAGCGCTGTTTTCGATTTCTTCGACGGCATGCTGGCACGTTTACTAAAAGCCCATTCTCCTATCGGCAAAGAACTCGATTCACTTGCCGATGACGTAAGCTTCGGAGTAGTACCTGCCGTACTTGTATTTTCAGTATTAAAAGAAATGCCATACCCTGCATTTCTTTCAGCAGCAAAAGATTACATTCCATACATCGGATTTCTAATTTCTGTGTTTTCGGCCCTCCGTTTAGCCAAGTTCAATGTAGACGAACGGCAAACGAGTTCATTCATTGGTTTACCCGTTCCGGCCAATGCCTTATTCTGGGGTTCTTTAATCGTAGGTGCACATGGCTATCTCGTTTCTTCCGCAATCAACCTAATATACCTTATTATATTGGTATGCCTCTTCTCGTGGCTACTGGTTGCCGAAATTCCTATGTTTTCTCTCAAGTTCAAAAACCTGTCATGGAAAGACAATAAAATAAGCTTTCTTTTCTTGCTTGTATGCATCCCTTTGCTTGTTTTCTTAGGCATCAGCGGATTCTCTGCAATTATAGTCTGGTACATTATATTATCTTTGTTAACAAGAAAAAATAAATAA
- a CDS encoding phosphatidylserine decarboxylase family protein, with amino-acid sequence MGRLKKLKKIRIHREGTHTLIGSLIILLSINIALYYGIECKIPFYLILAASIIVYSLMTNFFRCPIRLFGKDTEKIVIAPADGKVVAIEEVYENEYFHDQRIMISIFMSIINVHANWYPVDGTIKKVSHQNGKFLKAWLPKASTENERSMVVIETPEGVEVMARQIAGAMARRIVTYAEVGEECYIDEHMGFIKFGSRVDVYLPLDTEVNVTLGQITTGNETVIAKLK; translated from the coding sequence ATGGGCCGACTGAAGAAATTAAAGAAGATAAGAATTCACCGCGAGGGCACACACACTCTTATTGGTAGTCTTATCATATTACTAAGTATAAACATTGCACTTTACTATGGCATAGAATGCAAAATACCTTTCTATCTGATTCTTGCGGCCAGTATCATTGTTTACTCATTGATGACAAACTTCTTTCGCTGTCCCATCCGTTTATTCGGAAAAGACACAGAAAAAATTGTAATCGCACCTGCCGACGGGAAAGTTGTTGCTATTGAAGAAGTGTATGAAAATGAATACTTTCATGATCAGCGTATTATGATATCCATCTTCATGAGCATTATAAATGTTCATGCTAACTGGTATCCGGTAGATGGTACCATAAAGAAAGTATCCCACCAAAACGGAAAGTTCTTGAAGGCATGGCTACCTAAAGCCAGTACAGAGAACGAAAGATCTATGGTAGTCATTGAAACGCCCGAAGGAGTTGAAGTTATGGCACGACAAATAGCCGGTGCTATGGCACGACGCATTGTTACCTATGCAGAAGTAGGAGAAGAATGCTATATTGACGAACACATGGGATTCATTAAATTCGGCTCTCGCGTAGACGTTTACCTCCCGCTTGACACAGAGGTAAATGTCACTCTCGGGCAGATAACAACCGGCAACGAAACAGTTATTGCTAAATTAAAATAA
- a CDS encoding DUF4834 family protein, translated as MYILGFLFMIVIFILVLGLSIVSSVLRVLFGFNRRSSSSKNAQTRSREEQDTSEQQPPKHKKLFDDDEGEYVDFEEVKEK; from the coding sequence ATGTATATATTAGGATTCCTATTCATGATCGTTATCTTCATTCTTGTACTTGGCCTTTCTATTGTTAGTAGTGTGTTAAGGGTACTATTCGGATTCAATCGTCGTTCGTCTTCATCTAAAAACGCACAAACAAGAAGTAGAGAAGAACAGGACACAAGCGAGCAACAACCGCCTAAACACAAAAAGCTTTTCGATGATGACGAAGGAGAATACGTTGACTTCGAGGAAGTTAAAGAGAAATAG